The Sulfurimonas lithotrophica genome includes a region encoding these proteins:
- a CDS encoding response regulator transcription factor: MTRDNISIIVVEDDDNVREELVEILSSLFKHVAEAKDGCEGLEYIQKYKPDVLISDIRMPCLDGLDMLSEVKKAHKDIVTIFASAFSEKSYLLDAINMQANGFLLKPINVEELIEKIKESVSIEDDANNDVLDVLSKREYEVMCDIARGIKPAQIAEKYGVKPKTISTYRRRILEKLSLVSNSDIVKYAIEKKCI, from the coding sequence ATGACTAGAGATAACATAAGTATTATTGTAGTTGAAGACGATGATAATGTCAGAGAGGAACTTGTCGAGATTTTAAGTTCTTTGTTTAAACACGTCGCAGAAGCTAAAGACGGCTGCGAAGGTTTGGAATATATACAAAAATATAAACCCGATGTTTTGATATCCGACATAAGGATGCCGTGTTTAGACGGCTTAGATATGCTAAGCGAAGTAAAAAAAGCACATAAAGACATAGTTACTATATTTGCCTCGGCTTTTAGTGAAAAAAGTTATCTGCTGGATGCTATAAATATGCAGGCAAACGGTTTTCTTTTAAAACCTATAAACGTAGAAGAGTTAATAGAAAAAATAAAAGAGAGTGTCAGTATCGAAGATGATGCAAACAATGATGTTTTAGATGTATTGTCTAAACGGGAATATGAAGTTATGTGTGATATTGCAAGAGGCATAAAACCTGCGCAAATAGCTGAAAAATACGGCGTAAAACCAAAAACAATCAGTACATACAGAAGAAGGATACTCGAAAAGTTATCACTTGTCTCAAATTCCGATATTGTTAAATACGCAATAGAAAAAAAGTGTATATAG
- a CDS encoding penicillin-binding protein 1A, with product MRNISFKNIIYTILILGFLTPFLVLGYFLQVSTYDISSLINYNPKQTTIIYDKDGNKIANLFDKKHRYYAPFEEIPPHVVEALVAIEDTSFFEHPGINIDAIFRAAIKVLKAGRAVEGASTITQQLVKNVLLTREKKLSRKIKEAIYSLKLERHLTKEQILERYLNEIYFGHGYYGIKTAADGYFHKRLEDLTLKEIAVLVGLPKAPSTYAPTKNYEISMGRANRVLKRMKVLGWIDEVTYQEEIARNPEVYDDTLTQNQAPFIVDEVVRRMLKEGMEDIKSGGYKVYTTVDLRLQEVAREAVKKAYEMSLERIEEYKIKDQEILAKDPTWEVAPETNTTLLNGALVSLEAKTGNILAMVGSTDYEKSSYNRATQGRRQPGSAFKPFIYQVGIDLGYSGATKLVDVSRTYKYEKDGEELMWKPKNYEKNYKGLISLREALVHSRNLATINLVNEIGLNQLLTQLDKFGIENLPRDLSVSLGTISLSPLQLAKYYSSFANDGIQIEPSLISSIEKNGDVVYERQEITRFITEPTQAFIMTSILRDVVNRGTGRRAKAWGIELAGKTGTTNNNVDGWFAGYSPTIQTIVWFGNDDNSPMHRWETGGKIAGPAFKMYYDSLLKLYPQIKRKFDVPDGIVEVKVGKRKEYFSDISKPPRVEQEVKATEELLF from the coding sequence ATGAGAAACATTAGTTTCAAAAATATAATATATACTATACTGATACTGGGATTTTTAACTCCGTTTTTGGTACTTGGATACTTTTTACAAGTCTCTACCTATGATATATCATCTTTAATAAACTATAACCCTAAGCAAACAACAATAATATACGACAAAGACGGAAATAAAATAGCAAACCTTTTTGATAAAAAGCATAGATACTATGCACCCTTTGAAGAGATACCGCCTCATGTCGTAGAAGCTCTTGTAGCTATAGAAGATACATCTTTCTTTGAGCATCCGGGCATAAATATAGATGCTATTTTTCGTGCAGCCATAAAGGTTTTAAAAGCAGGTCGTGCGGTTGAGGGTGCAAGTACGATAACACAACAACTTGTAAAAAACGTACTGCTTACACGTGAGAAAAAACTCTCCCGTAAAATTAAAGAAGCTATTTACTCGCTAAAGCTTGAACGTCATCTGACAAAAGAGCAGATTTTAGAGAGATATCTAAACGAGATTTATTTCGGTCACGGTTATTACGGAATCAAAACAGCGGCGGATGGCTACTTTCATAAGCGTTTAGAAGATTTAACACTAAAAGAGATAGCCGTATTGGTAGGGTTACCAAAAGCACCTAGTACATATGCACCGACTAAAAATTATGAAATATCTATGGGCAGAGCTAACCGCGTACTAAAACGTATGAAGGTCTTAGGCTGGATTGATGAAGTGACCTACCAAGAAGAGATAGCTAGAAATCCGGAAGTTTATGATGATACCCTGACTCAGAATCAAGCACCTTTTATTGTTGATGAAGTTGTCCGCAGAATGTTAAAAGAAGGTATGGAAGATATCAAAAGCGGTGGTTATAAAGTTTATACTACCGTAGATTTAAGACTTCAAGAAGTTGCCCGTGAAGCTGTTAAAAAAGCTTATGAGATGTCTTTGGAGAGAATAGAAGAATATAAAATCAAAGATCAGGAGATTCTTGCAAAAGACCCTACTTGGGAAGTAGCACCCGAGACAAATACTACACTTCTAAACGGTGCACTTGTTTCACTTGAAGCAAAAACAGGAAATATACTCGCGATGGTCGGAAGTACCGATTATGAAAAAAGTTCATATAATCGTGCCACGCAGGGAAGACGTCAGCCGGGGTCTGCCTTTAAGCCTTTTATATATCAAGTGGGTATAGATTTAGGGTATTCGGGTGCTACTAAACTTGTAGATGTTTCGCGTACATACAAGTATGAAAAAGACGGCGAAGAGTTAATGTGGAAGCCGAAAAACTATGAGAAAAACTATAAAGGTTTAATATCTCTTCGCGAAGCACTTGTACACTCAAGAAACCTTGCTACGATCAACCTTGTAAACGAGATAGGATTAAACCAGCTTTTAACACAGCTTGATAAGTTTGGTATAGAGAATCTTCCTAGGGATTTATCAGTCTCTCTTGGTACAATCTCTTTATCTCCGCTTCAACTTGCAAAATACTATTCTTCTTTTGCAAATGACGGCATACAGATAGAACCTAGTCTAATTTCGTCTATAGAAAAAAACGGTGATGTCGTATATGAGCGTCAAGAGATAACAAGGTTTATAACCGAGCCTACGCAAGCATTTATAATGACGTCTATTTTGCGTGATGTTGTTAACCGTGGTACGGGTCGCCGTGCAAAAGCTTGGGGGATTGAACTTGCAGGAAAAACAGGTACTACAAATAATAATGTAGATGGTTGGTTTGCAGGATATTCCCCGACGATTCAAACCATAGTATGGTTTGGAAATGACGACAATTCTCCGATGCATAGATGGGAAACTGGTGGTAAAATAGCAGGACCTGCATTTAAAATGTACTATGATTCACTTTTAAAACTGTATCCTCAAATAAAAAGAAAATTTGACGTACCTGATGGAATAGTAGAAGTAAAAGTCGGAAAAAGAAAAGAATACTTTAGCGATATTTCTAAACCGCCAAGAGTAGAACAAGAAGTTAAAGCTACAGAGGAACTGTTGTTTTAA
- a CDS encoding ATP-binding cassette domain-containing protein, which translates to MKINKLKIDLNDKTLVDIGFEIKSSLALVGQSGSGKSLSIKALLNMLPNTMTKELSIDADFELVAGKTLGFVPQNPFTALSPLTKIKKQFFTSQERVDELFEHVGLDASLQERFPPELSGGQLQRVVIAMALEGDPKLLMLDEPTTALDPNTRILILDLLKELQKEYEFKILFVTHDMNSAKSLCEDICVIKDGSMVEYGKMQDILQSPKEKYTQTLIEANFANRDFRK; encoded by the coding sequence ATGAAAATCAACAAACTCAAAATAGATTTAAACGATAAAACTTTAGTAGATATTGGATTTGAAATTAAATCATCATTGGCATTGGTAGGTCAGAGTGGTAGCGGAAAGTCTTTAAGTATTAAAGCACTTCTAAATATGCTTCCAAACACAATGACAAAAGAGCTTAGTATAGATGCAGACTTTGAATTAGTAGCAGGTAAGACACTCGGGTTTGTTCCGCAAAATCCTTTTACGGCACTCTCTCCGCTTACAAAAATAAAAAAGCAGTTTTTTACCTCACAGGAGAGAGTTGATGAGTTGTTTGAACACGTAGGTTTAGATGCATCTTTACAAGAGAGGTTTCCCCCTGAGTTATCGGGTGGACAACTCCAACGCGTGGTTATAGCTATGGCGTTAGAGGGCGATCCTAAACTCTTGATGTTGGATGAACCCACAACCGCACTTGACCCAAATACTAGAATTTTAATTTTAGATCTACTCAAAGAGCTTCAAAAAGAGTATGAATTTAAAATATTATTCGTAACACATGATATGAACTCGGCAAAGAGTTTATGTGAGGATATATGCGTTATAAAAGACGGAAGTATGGTTGAATATGGTAAAATGCAAGATATTTTACAATCACCAAAAGAAAAATATACACAAACTTTAATCGAAGCAAATTTTGCAAACAGGGACTTTAGGAAATGA
- a CDS encoding DNA adenine methylase, whose translation MNFLKSPLNYTGGKHKLLKQITPLFPDKIDTFVDLFAGGCNVAVNVDAKRIIANDINTDIINLYEFFKASDANKLVEQIDAIIDSYGLSNTSKYGYDKYKTNSSKGVGAYNKKAYEKLRNDYNKNKTPLMFYTTLVFAFNNQIRFNSKGEFNTPVNKRDFNKNMRKNLELFIDRLNNLNISFSSKDFKDISVSKDSFVYIDPPYLATLAAYNENGGWGEAKEQELLDYMDALDAKGVKFALSNVFENKGKTNELLLKWSKKYKVNHLTYTYHNCNYQAKNKEADSTKEILITNY comes from the coding sequence ATGAATTTTTTAAAATCTCCCCTAAACTACACAGGCGGAAAGCACAAGCTTTTAAAACAGATAACCCCGCTTTTCCCAGATAAAATTGATACTTTTGTGGATCTGTTTGCAGGCGGATGCAACGTAGCTGTAAATGTAGATGCAAAAAGAATAATCGCAAACGATATAAATACGGATATTATAAATCTGTATGAGTTTTTTAAAGCATCAGATGCAAACAAGCTGGTAGAGCAGATAGATGCTATTATAGATTCTTACGGACTCTCAAACACTTCAAAATACGGTTACGATAAGTACAAAACAAACTCATCTAAAGGTGTCGGGGCTTATAACAAAAAAGCGTATGAGAAACTAAGAAACGATTACAACAAAAACAAAACTCCTCTTATGTTCTATACGACTTTGGTTTTTGCATTTAACAACCAAATCCGTTTTAACTCCAAGGGCGAGTTTAATACACCCGTAAACAAAAGAGATTTTAATAAAAACATGAGAAAGAACTTAGAACTTTTTATAGATAGGTTAAATAATCTAAACATCTCTTTTAGCAGTAAAGATTTTAAAGATATATCTGTCTCAAAAGACTCATTTGTATATATAGACCCGCCGTATCTTGCAACTTTGGCGGCTTACAATGAAAACGGCGGTTGGGGTGAAGCTAAAGAACAAGAACTTTTAGACTACATGGATGCTTTAGATGCAAAAGGCGTGAAGTTTGCACTCTCAAACGTATTTGAAAATAAGGGCAAAACAAATGAGCTTTTACTAAAGTGGAGCAAAAAATATAAGGTAAATCATCTAACTTATACTTATCATAACTGTAATTATCAGGCAAAAAATAAAGAAGCAGACTCTACAAAAGAGATTCTGATAACCAACTATTAG
- a CDS encoding AlwI family type II restriction endonuclease: MKKVWSISTTLRNPERLRNFLITLKEMQGCIWNKDAQLEFQIRLIKNRYYGYGNTQFYNGLSSEHIDLLEDINKKISMEDAKDIFESKNYVGASMRGRNSYKTLEKMGLATIKDRKIKITSLGEYLLSDNYDLGELFFRSFLKWQYPNPVDREFSDNTIYDLKPFILTLHLIKRVNELCSEKGLKEKGISRVEFEIFAQTLTHYKELDSQAEQLLEFRQRTESIKEYKLKKEFIEAFKEQFLYDFVNIENLSDYADNTIRYFRLTRLIYIRGGGYYIDLEPRRKVEIETLLKTYDGSAEKFTKDEYIDYISNINLPQLPWENAKNLNEIYNDLVRDIDKIFRENNLSKKSHTLFLASVKLREPSLTLKQFEEQEINRLREYRKLLLKQVLKIQLQDISKIDETIDSLKNIRTLDLKPSIALEKYITMALNIINDAKEIKPNSLLGDDGDFIFTAPANKPDIECYYESFNSICEVTMLTGRDQWHNEGQPVMRHFRDFEDKSSKENYCIFVAPQMHRDTINTFWFSLKYEYEGKKQKIIPLTITQIIDILEYIKLLKEDNKGFVHIRFQSFLESVVELKDDENINSSDEWLRAIPNIVKNFTDGKL, encoded by the coding sequence TTGAAAAAAGTCTGGTCTATATCAACTACTCTTAGAAACCCTGAAAGGTTAAGAAACTTTCTAATTACTCTAAAAGAGATGCAGGGTTGTATCTGGAATAAAGATGCACAGTTAGAGTTTCAAATAAGACTTATTAAAAACAGATACTACGGATATGGAAATACCCAGTTTTATAACGGACTATCGTCAGAACATATAGACTTGCTTGAAGATATAAACAAAAAAATCTCAATGGAAGATGCAAAAGATATATTTGAGTCAAAAAACTATGTCGGTGCTTCTATGCGAGGCAGAAACTCGTATAAAACACTTGAAAAGATGGGGTTAGCGACTATAAAAGATAGAAAGATAAAAATAACCTCTTTGGGTGAGTATCTTTTAAGCGACAATTATGACTTAGGGGAGCTTTTTTTTAGAAGTTTTTTAAAATGGCAGTATCCAAATCCCGTAGATAGAGAGTTCTCCGATAATACAATATATGATTTAAAACCTTTTATATTAACCTTGCATCTTATTAAAAGAGTAAATGAGTTATGCAGTGAAAAAGGGCTAAAAGAAAAAGGGATTTCAAGGGTTGAGTTTGAGATATTTGCTCAGACACTGACACACTATAAAGAACTTGATTCACAGGCAGAGCAGCTATTAGAGTTTAGGCAAAGAACAGAAAGTATAAAAGAGTATAAATTAAAAAAAGAGTTTATAGAAGCCTTTAAAGAGCAATTTTTATATGACTTTGTAAATATAGAAAATCTAAGTGATTATGCAGATAATACCATAAGGTATTTTCGTTTGACACGTCTTATTTATATTCGCGGCGGTGGATACTATATAGACTTGGAACCAAGAAGAAAAGTTGAGATAGAAACACTTTTAAAAACATATGATGGAAGTGCAGAAAAATTTACAAAAGATGAATATATAGATTATATATCGAATATAAATTTACCGCAACTACCTTGGGAAAATGCAAAAAATCTAAATGAAATATATAATGATTTGGTTAGAGATATTGATAAAATATTTAGAGAGAATAACTTATCTAAAAAAAGCCATACACTGTTTTTGGCATCTGTTAAATTAAGAGAACCAAGTTTAACTTTGAAACAATTTGAAGAACAAGAGATAAATAGATTAAGAGAGTACAGAAAGTTACTTTTAAAACAGGTTTTAAAAATTCAACTGCAAGATATATCTAAAATTGATGAGACAATAGATTCATTAAAAAATATCAGGACTTTAGATTTAAAACCAAGCATAGCGTTAGAGAAGTATATAACTATGGCTTTAAATATAATCAACGATGCAAAAGAGATAAAGCCGAATTCGTTGCTTGGTGACGATGGCGATTTTATATTTACAGCCCCTGCAAATAAGCCAGATATTGAGTGTTATTATGAATCTTTTAATAGCATCTGTGAGGTTACGATGCTAACGGGACGTGACCAGTGGCATAATGAAGGTCAGCCTGTTATGAGACACTTTAGGGATTTTGAAGATAAGTCATCTAAAGAGAACTATTGTATATTTGTAGCACCTCAGATGCACAGAGATACAATAAATACTTTTTGGTTTTCACTTAAGTATGAGTATGAAGGAAAAAAGCAAAAAATAATCCCTTTGACGATAACCCAAATCATAGATATTTTAGAGTATATAAAACTTTTAAAAGAAGACAACAAAGGTTTTGTTCATATAAGATTTCAGAGTTTTTTAGAAAGTGTAGTAGAGTTAAAAGATGATGAAAATATAAATAGTTCTGATGAGTGGTTAAGGGCTATTCCAAATATTGTAAAAAACTTTACGGATGGGAAGTTATGA
- a CDS encoding DpnD/PcfM family protein, translated as MKYEINITEVLSKTITVEASSEEEAVNIVSDMYNNEDIVLDYSDFNGDVIIENKKNISDERKN; from the coding sequence ATGAAGTATGAAATAAATATAACAGAAGTTTTGTCAAAAACAATTACTGTTGAAGCTAGTTCAGAAGAAGAGGCTGTTAATATAGTTTCAGATATGTATAACAATGAAGATATAGTTTTAGATTATTCTGATTTCAATGGAGATGTTATTATTGAAAATAAAAAAAATATTTCTGATGAGAGAAAAAATTGA
- a CDS encoding DpnI domain-containing protein yields MNLNLYSALSDGYKNNSQKIRVLTENWVNENIYCPKCGDNVSEYKNNKPVADFFCLKCSEDYELKSKKGNSLGKIVADGAYDTMIERITSDSSPNFFFLNYEKDTHKIINFVATPGYMFVPEMIIKRKKGIPNRPNYFMCNIDISSIPNSGKISYIENGEIQSKDKVLEEWNKTNFLRQSSDIQSKSWIIDIIMCIEKINENSFTLNDMYKFEKYLKIRHPKNNNIQAKIRQQLQLLRDRDYLEFVSRGKYRLK; encoded by the coding sequence ATGAATTTAAATTTATATTCTGCTTTAAGCGATGGATATAAAAACAATTCACAAAAGATAAGGGTATTGACTGAAAACTGGGTAAATGAAAATATATATTGTCCTAAATGTGGAGATAATGTAAGCGAATATAAAAATAATAAACCTGTGGCAGATTTCTTTTGTTTAAAATGCAGTGAGGATTATGAATTAAAAAGTAAAAAAGGTAATTCACTCGGTAAGATTGTTGCCGATGGGGCATATGATACTATGATTGAGAGAATTACTAGTGATAGTAGTCCAAATTTTTTCTTTTTAAATTATGAAAAGGATACACATAAAATAATAAATTTCGTAGCAACACCGGGTTATATGTTTGTTCCGGAAATGATTATAAAAAGAAAAAAAGGCATACCGAATAGACCTAACTATTTTATGTGTAATATTGATATATCCAGTATTCCAAATAGCGGTAAAATATCTTATATCGAAAATGGTGAAATACAAAGTAAAGATAAAGTATTAGAAGAGTGGAATAAAACTAATTTTTTAAGACAATCATCTGACATCCAGTCAAAAAGTTGGATAATTGATATAATCATGTGTATTGAAAAAATTAATGAGAATAGTTTTACACTTAATGATATGTACAAATTTGAAAAATATTTAAAAATAAGACATCCAAAAAATAATAATATTCAAGCAAAAATAAGACAACAACTTCAATTGCTTAGAGATAGAGATTATCTTGAGTTTGTAAGTCGAGGAAAATATAGGTTAAAATAA
- a CDS encoding DNA adenine methylase, whose amino-acid sequence MYKISQRRYLGNKNSILPFIDEIIQSEVGEFDSLCDIFSGTGVVGEYFNAKDKKIISNDLLYQNFISLNAFLNDEDYDEKKVLNYIAEFNASTPTKANYFSKNFGGRYFSDEVAKKIGFIRQEIKKLYISDAINLKEKHILITSLNYAIDRIANTVGHYDAYIKKEIREQSFEMKMLDIDNEKNALNEVHNTDANMLIRDIECDVLYMDPPYNSRQYCDAYHLLENLSLWQKPEVFGVAKKFDRSKIKSEYSKRSAAESFDDLVVNAKCKYMLLSYNNMAKRGNDRSNAKISDEDIIKSMSKRGEVKVYEKDYKAFTTGKSEHADNKERVFFVKVIK is encoded by the coding sequence TTGTATAAAATTTCACAACGCAGATACTTAGGAAATAAAAATAGCATTTTGCCTTTTATAGATGAGATAATCCAAAGCGAAGTTGGGGAGTTTGACTCTTTGTGCGATATATTCTCAGGTACCGGGGTTGTAGGTGAATACTTTAACGCTAAAGACAAGAAAATCATCTCAAACGATCTGCTTTACCAAAACTTCATCTCACTAAACGCTTTTTTAAACGATGAAGATTATGATGAAAAAAAGGTACTAAACTACATAGCTGAATTTAATGCATCTACTCCTACAAAAGCAAACTACTTTTCTAAAAATTTTGGTGGGCGTTACTTTTCTGATGAGGTGGCAAAAAAGATAGGTTTTATTCGTCAAGAGATTAAAAAACTATATATATCCGATGCAATAAATCTCAAAGAAAAACATATACTTATCACTTCTCTAAACTATGCAATAGACCGCATCGCAAATACCGTAGGACACTACGATGCATACATAAAAAAAGAGATACGTGAACAGAGTTTTGAGATGAAGATGCTAGATATAGACAATGAAAAAAATGCTCTAAACGAAGTTCACAACACAGATGCGAATATGCTTATACGCGATATAGAATGTGATGTCTTGTATATGGATCCGCCGTATAATTCCAGACAATACTGTGACGCTTACCACCTGCTTGAAAATCTATCTCTTTGGCAAAAGCCGGAGGTGTTTGGAGTAGCCAAAAAGTTTGACAGAAGCAAGATAAAAAGCGAATATTCAAAACGTAGTGCGGCAGAGAGTTTTGATGACTTGGTAGTCAATGCAAAATGTAAATATATGCTCCTCTCATATAACAACATGGCAAAACGCGGAAACGATAGAAGCAATGCTAAAATAAGTGACGAGGATATTATAAAATCTATGTCAAAGCGTGGCGAAGTTAAGGTTTATGAGAAAGATTACAAAGCATTTACAACGGGCAAGAGTGAACACGCCGACAATAAAGAGAGGGTGTTTTTTGTGAAGGTTATTAAATGA
- a CDS encoding aminotransferase class I/II-fold pyridoxal phosphate-dependent enzyme: protein MYYENELKALKKSLRYRERKVVDAALKDFASNDYLGLAHNKELHKATSQELEKLPSHSAKASLLVNGYHQVHKDFEVALCEANNFEDAVVVGSGFNANIAMIEALCRKGDMLFMDELYHASGVLATQLEHVSVVFFKHNDMQDLQRLLREHSDAKRKIIAVEGIYSMDGDLCDREVFEIADAQDAILIVDEAHSSGVVGERLMGVFDLYKITPKPNHIKMGTLGKAYGGFGAYILASAHIIDYLINRAKPIIYATALSLYDTLLAHKSLEYIRENREILLGEINLRKMIIQRELGISVDGLIVPIIINDNKKVMDIKELMQKEDYAIGAIRQPTVPKAIVRLIARLGESESDLISLCKKLAKII from the coding sequence ATGTACTATGAAAATGAACTAAAAGCTTTAAAAAAATCACTCAGATACAGAGAGAGAAAAGTTGTAGATGCCGCGTTAAAAGACTTTGCATCTAATGACTACTTAGGGCTTGCACATAACAAAGAGCTTCATAAAGCAACCTCTCAAGAGCTGGAAAAACTGCCTTCACATTCTGCTAAAGCATCTTTACTTGTAAACGGTTACCATCAAGTGCATAAAGATTTCGAAGTAGCACTTTGCGAAGCAAACAACTTTGAAGATGCGGTAGTTGTTGGAAGCGGATTTAACGCAAATATAGCGATGATAGAAGCGCTTTGTCGTAAAGGCGATATGCTGTTTATGGATGAGCTTTACCATGCATCAGGTGTGCTGGCTACACAGCTTGAACATGTAAGTGTAGTCTTTTTTAAACATAACGATATGCAAGATTTACAAAGACTCTTACGTGAGCACTCAGATGCAAAAAGAAAGATAATAGCTGTTGAGGGCATCTACTCTATGGATGGGGATTTGTGCGATAGGGAAGTTTTTGAGATAGCAGATGCACAAGACGCCATACTTATAGTAGATGAAGCTCACAGCAGCGGAGTTGTGGGGGAGAGACTTATGGGTGTGTTTGATTTGTACAAAATCACTCCAAAACCAAATCATATAAAGATGGGTACACTTGGAAAAGCATATGGTGGATTCGGTGCATATATACTCGCATCTGCTCACATTATAGATTATCTTATAAACCGTGCAAAACCTATAATCTACGCGACGGCACTCTCCCTTTATGATACTCTCTTAGCGCATAAATCTCTTGAATATATCAGAGAAAACAGAGAGATCTTACTTGGCGAGATAAACCTTCGTAAGATGATAATACAGCGTGAACTTGGCATCAGCGTAGATGGTTTAATAGTGCCGATAATCATAAACGACAATAAAAAAGTGATGGATATAAAAGAGCTTATGCAAAAAGAGGATTATGCAATAGGAGCTATACGCCAACCGACCGTCCCAAAAGCGATAGTACGTCTTATAGCAAGACTGGGCGAGAGTGAGAGCGACTTAATCTCTCTGTGTAAAAAATTGGCTAAAATTATCTAA